From Electrophorus electricus isolate fEleEle1 chromosome 8, fEleEle1.pri, whole genome shotgun sequence, the proteins below share one genomic window:
- the LOC113586979 gene encoding alanine and arginine-rich domain-containing protein-like, producing MEVVLTRLRDFSCKEATFDDRDRPAAEEVCRVGSLSPHHSGRLDIESALAWLRRELMEMRSQDQVLIRQLMDLHAGIQELKQEYVLDNGEEEEEAVPEEEEEPCWDSGSEAGGSSSSSYSGESSLYPSVYPLFHISALHFSFQPKRAFSRRSSVP from the exons ATGGAAGTGGTTTTGACCAGACTGAGAGACTTCTCATGTAAGGAAGCCACCTTCGATGACAGAGATCGGCCGGCGGCAGAGGAGGTGTGCAGGGTAGGGAGCCTGAGTCCTCACCACAGTGGCCGGCTGGATATCGAGAGCGCCTTGGCCTGGCTCCGGCGAGAGCTG ATGGAGATGCGCTCTCAGGACCAGGTCCTTATCCGACAGCTGATGGACCTCCATGCAGGCATCCAAGAGCTGAAGCAGGAGTATGTCCTGGATaatggggaggaagaggaagaggcagtaccagaagaggaggaagaaccATGCTGGGACTCGGGGAGTGAGGCTGGAGGGAGCAGCTCATCCTCTTACTCAGGAGAGAGCAGCTTGTACCCGTCCGTTTACCCCCTATTCCACATCAGTGCACTGCACTTCAGCTTTCAGCCCAAGAGGGCCTTCAGCCGACGCAGCTCAGTGCCATAA
- the utp23 gene encoding rRNA-processing protein UTP23 homolog, translating into MKIKRQKLAKKTISFYKYNFGFREPFQILVDGTFCQAALKNKIQIKEQMPKYFMGEVQLCSTKCALNELETLSKELYGAKLILQRFQIRKCKHAKEPVPASQCLLSLLGDTNPHHYFVATQDRELTAALMEIPGVPLLYIILNTMVLDKPSACSLKHVEAVQLGELVSSTQQQSIQTLKAEQGLSKVREEGQGKKRKRKRGNPNPLSCLKKKKQRMPQQPKKADGEKKKRSRHRRHRPVGLNVGANPDTGSAPS; encoded by the exons ATGAAGATAAAACGCCAAAAACTCGCAAAGAAAACGATCAGTTTTTATAAGTATAATTTTGGTTTTCGGGAACCATTTCAAATACTGGTCGATGGAACATTCTGCCAGGCAGCGTTGAAAAATAAGATCCAAATCAAAGAGCAAATGCCCAAGTATTTTATGGGAGAGGTTCAGCTTTGTTCCACAAA atgcGCTCTGAATGAACTGGAGACTCTTTCAAAAGAGTTATACGGGGCAAAGCTGATCTTGCAACGATTTCAGATACGGAAATGTAAACATGCCAAGGAGCCGGTGCCAGCATCTCAGTGCTTATTGTCATTGCTCGGAGACACAAATCCCCATCACTACTTTGTTGCAACACAA GACAGAGAGTTGACAGCAGCTCTAATGGAGATCCCTGGTGTTCCTCTGCTCTATATTATCCTCAACACCATGGTGTTGGACAAGCCCTCAGCATGCTCGCTCAAGCACGTGGAAGCAGTACAGCTGGGTGAACTGGTGAGCTCCACTCAGCAGCAGAGCATCCAGACCCTGAAAGCCGAGCAGGGCCTCAGCAAGGtgagggaggaggggcagggCAAAAAGCGCAAGAGAAAACGTGGCAACCCAAATCCTCTAAGCTGCctgaaaaagaagaagcagCGAATGCCACAACAGCCCAAGAAGGCAGacggagagaaaaagaagaggagcAGGCACAGGAGGCATAGGCCTGTTGGTCTGAACGTCGGTGCGAACCCAGACACCGGCAGTGCTCCCTCATGA